In the genome of Desertifilum tharense IPPAS B-1220, the window CCTCAAGGTCTGTAAAATCTGCAAGGAGTTCTTCGTCAGCGCGTGAATTAGATCCAATCATTCGTTGTGTTAATGCCTGAGTTCATCTCGATCCTAACCAATCTTAGGGCGGCTGCTGCTAGCGCAACCTGTTAAATTTCGACTTCCGTTTTCAGTTGGCACTGGGTACACAGCCCAAAAAACTCTAGCGTGTGATAGTAGATTTTGAACTGGTGCGATCGCTGCAAATCCCGTTCTAACTGATGCACCGGACATTCATCAATCAAAATCGAATCGCCACAGCGCAAGCACGTTAGATGGTGTTGATCTTGCTGCATCGAACTATAAAGCGATTCGCCATTGGGAAGCGTCCGCACCTGCAACGATCCTTCTTGCTTCAGCGCCTCCAAAGAACGGTAAACCGTCGCCAGTCCAATCGTTTGATTGCGATTTCGTAGTTCGACATAGATATCTTGCGCTGAAAGACTGCGATTAAGCGACTTCAGCAACTTGAGAATTCGTTCTTGACTCCGGGTATGTTTAGCATTCATAACATCATTAATACAGTCTCAAAATCATTAACGATCGGGATCTTCTCCCAGTTCGCGCAGTCTAGCCGCTAAACGTTCGGCGCGAAGGCGTTCCTGTTCGGCACGTTGGCGTTCCTGTTCGGCGCGTTGTTGTTCCTGTTCGGCGCGAAGGCGTTCCTGTTCGGCACGTTGGCGCTCTTGTTCGGCACGTTGCTGTTCCTGTTCGGCGCGAAGGCGTTCCTGTTCCACCTGTTGTTGAGCCGCCTCTTCCGGTAATAGCACTAAATTACGATCGCGATCGTAGAAACGCAGCCAAACCGCCGTTTCTCGTTGAATTGTGCCTTCCCAGGTTCCCACCCAAAAACCGAGAGACTGACACCACAACCACCCTCTGTCATTAGGTTCTAGGGGATGATAGCGAAAGTTGTCCTGACTTAACCGCCAGCCTTGTAAAGAATCTGGGTTGAACGGATCGTAAACCAAATAATCCGGCGTTCTAAAGATGCGTTCGTAGATGTCTCTTTTGGGACCGATATCGTTTTGAGCCGTAGATTGAGACATTAGCTCAATAATGACATCGGGATAGCGTCCATTTTCTTCCCAAACGACCCAACCCTGACGAGAGGTTGTGCTATCCACATCCAAGACGGCGAAAAAATCGGGCCCGCGAAAGTCCCGATTGCGAGCTTGGGCGCTACTGTAGTAGATAAACATATTGCCCCCGGTAAAGAAGTCTGTCCGGTGGCTCCAAGCGGATTCTAAGGATCGGATCAAGACATTCATGGCGATCCGATGGCGATTGCTTTCCAATGGCTCTCCGTCATCGAAAATTAAGTCAGTAGGAGGCATGGGGGGTTCCCATTCTGGAACCTCCGCTGCGGACAATTGCGTTTGAGAAGTTGCCTCGACTGACATAAGAAAAGTGCTTTGCTCGTTTTTTCTCAATATATTCAGATTAGCAAGAGTCTGGAGCCTTAGAATTAAGAAGACAAGTCAAGCTGAGATTATTTCATTAGGTCAGGCCCGTGAGTCGGAAGTATCAAGCTCAAATTTATGTAACGTTGCGTCCTTCGGTATTAGATCCGGCGGGGGTTGCTGTCGCTTCAGGGTTGAAGCAGTTAGGCTATGAAAGCGTTGAAGGGGTTCGGATTGGTAAGTATATTGAGCTAAGTCTGAGTGCAGAAAGCGAGGCGGATGCTAAAACTCAGCTAGATCGGATGTGCGATCAACTGTTGGCGAATCCGGTGATTGAGAATTATCGCTTTGAAATTGCTGAATTGGCTGCGTCTGTTTAGGGAGAAATGGGGAATTGAGAGATATGAAGTTTGGGGTTGTCGTTTTTCCGGGTTCTAATTGCGATCGCGATGCGGCTTACGTCACGCGCGACTTACTCAATCAACCCACTCGCCTGGTTTGGCACCAAGATACGGATATTGCCGATCTAGATGCGATTGTTGTCCCAGGGGGATTTAGTTACGGCGATTATCTGCGCTGCGGTGCGATCGCCCAATTTTCTCCCATTATGCAGGCTGTTGTCCAACACGCGCAACAGGGGAAATTTGTTTTAGGCATTTGTAACGGCTTCCAAATTTTAACGGAGGTTGGCTTATTGCCGGGAGCGCTCGTGAGAAATCGCGATTTGCACTTTATTTGCGATCGCGTTCCTCTTAAAGTTGAAAATACTCAATCTCCCTGGACGCAAGCGTATACCCCAGGTGAAATCATTACCCTACCCGTCGCTCACGGCGAAGGGTGCTATCATGCCGATGCTGAAACGCTAGCCGATTTAGAAGACAACGGACAAGTGCTGTTCCGCTATGAAACTCCCATCAACGGTTCTTTAAATAATATTGCAGGCATTTGCAATAAACAGGGTAACGTGCTAGGAATGATGCCTCACCCCGAACGCGCGGCCGATCCGCTTCTCGGTTCAACCGATGGTATAGGATTATTTCGCGGACTCCTAGCAGCAGCCGAAACTCGACTTTTTACCACCGTCTAATTAAAGGTTGCGTGAATAACAAGAAACCGCTCATCATCACCGCCATCATCCTGATTTTACTGATCGGTGGCTTTGCTGCGATCGCCCTTAAAGATCGGTTTCCCCAAATTCAAGACTGGCTGCTCTCTTTAGGGGTTTGGGCGCTTCCTGCATTTATTTCCATGTATGTTGGAGCCAGCATTATTGGCATTCCTTCAGCAATTTTAATGCTAGCGTCCGGCTCGTTATTTGGATTTTTTAAAGGTTGGGGAATCGTCTCTTTAGCTGACACCCTCAGCGTTGTACTTTGCTACGGCTTAGGTCGTACAATTGCGCGTCAATGGGTCAAAAAATGGATTTCCAATCGCAAGCAATTTGTCGCCCTAGATCGCGCCGTTGAACATAAAGGGTGGAAAATTGTTTTATTCGCGCGCCTTTCTCCCCTCCTTCCCTCCAACATCCTCAACTACGGGTTTAGCCTCACTAAAATTAACTTCTGGCATTACTTATTTTTTACCTGGGTGGGAATGCTACCCGTTACAGGCTTCTACGTCTATCTCGGTTCCCTGGGCGGAAACTTAATGCGGGGACAACAATCACCGGGCCAATTAGGTCTACAATTGCTGGGTTTAGGCGCAACCATACTCGCCATTATTTATACAACGCGGCTAGCTAAGAAAACCCTATCAGAAAGCTTGGAAGCCGAAGATTAAGAGGGTGGGGAAGAAAGGGAGTTAGGAATTGGGAGTTGGGGATTGGGGGAAGAGGGGAAATTAGGAATTGGGAGTTGGGGGTTGGGGGAAGAGGGGGAGTTAGGAATTGGGAGTTGGGGGTTGGGGGAAGAAGGGGAATTAGGAAAAGGAGTGCAAAGTACCAAGTAGGAAATGTAGTGAGAAGTGCTTCTCTAAGTGCAAAGTGCTGTTGCGTTAGCTTCTGCGTAGCAGTGTGCTGAGTTAATAGCTACCCAGTTTTCCTATCTTTTCTTCCCCTATTCTCTTTTGTTCTTCCCCAACTCCTAACTCCCAATTCCCAATTCCCTTCTTCCCCAACTCCTAACTCCTAACTCCCAATTCCCGTCTTCCCCCAACTCCTAACTCCTAACTCCCAATTCCCGTCTTCCCCCAACTCCTAACTCCCAATTCCTAATTCCCTTTCTTCCCCCCATCCCCCCAGCTTCTTCCTTCAACTACTTCAACAAAAGATAATAGAGTTCGCCGGGATGGTTAATTAAGCCAGCGCGATCGCCTGCGTGAGTTCCCGTTCCCATAAAGATATCCACCCGTCCGGCTCCTTTGATGGCTCCTCCGGTATCCTGATCGAGGACATAGCGGCTGGTAGGACGGGGTTCTAACACGCCATTTTCGTTGGGATAAGGAATTTGGGTTTGAATCCAAGCTAAGGCCCCAGGCGGCATCAACGACTTATCGGTCGCGATCGAGCGTTCGGCTATCACGGGGACGCCGATACTTCCGGTTGCGGGTGCGCCGTGGGTTTCCCGGAAAAAGACAAAACTTTGATTGCGCGATAAATACGGGTTGAGTTCGTCAGGGTTAGCGCGGAAATAGGCCTTGAGGACGGGGAGAGATAAGTTTTCTTCTGGCACCTTGCCATCGTTAATCAACTCGCGGCCGATACTGCTGTAAGGTCGGTCTGTTTTTCCGGCAAAACCCACCGTCATGGTGCCGCCATCGGCGAGTTGGAGGCGGGCCGATCCTTGAACGTGGACTAAAAATGCCTCAAAGCGATCGCGCAACCAGACCACCTCTAAACCGCGCATCCTGGGGGTTCCCCGTCCATCGAGGCCTTCTAACTCTAGGCGGGTGGGGTGGGGAGTTCGCCAGTTGGCAAAACCCGCTGGGGGGCGATAGAGGGGATAGCGATACTCGGCGCTGGGGGTACGACTCGCCGCATAGGTGGGTTCAAAGTATCCCGTAAACGAGACAGTCCCCTCCCCATCTTTCCCGGTGGCTTTATACCAGTTGAACTCCCGCTTCACGGCTGCTTGGAGTTGGGCGGGAGTTTGGGAGGTTTCCACCAGGGTACGAAAGCGCAGGAGGGAACGCCGGACGCGATCGCGGGTAATGCTCGGAACCGGATAGTTGCGGTAAGCTTGCGCCGCTGCTGGAGTTTGGAGATAGCGCAAGCTGCCATCAATAGCCCTTAAGAGCGATCGCTTATCCTCCAGATCGTCCCATCCCAAGGTATCCCAAGCCTGAGCCAGTTGCGGTTGACTCACCGGACGCAACGCCGGAGAAGGATTCGCCCAAACCGTGCGGCTTAAGGGAAACAGGCATAAGCCCACCAGTACCAAGCGAACGAAGCGTTGTTTTGCCGAAGGATCTTTCATTGCTAGCCTAATTTACTCGTCATAGGAGCGATCGATGCTAGAAGTGTAAACAGGTTCCACGCGAATGGCTAAAATTCGCGAAGGACGCACCACCATATACTCGCCTTGGGCAATTTTGAGGGGAACGCTGATAAAGTCATCAGAGCTAGATTTAGGTACCACTTCGCTGGCGTACCACTTCTGAAAGTCTTGAATCGTTAGAAAGCGAACGATTTCGCGGTGGCCGCCATCAATCATCAGATGGACTGCAAATTCATCAGGGGTTCTCGGCATATTGCTCTCTTTTTCTCAATGTCCCGCCCCTATTATCAGACGGGAGGGGGCAAAACGCATCGGGGATTCTAGGGGTGAGAATCGCGGACTTCTTCACTGAATTTAACCACAGCCTGGGTAATGCTTTGTTGCAAATTGGCGTAAACTTTGGCAAATGGGGGCTGCCAATCGGATAAGCCGAGTAAATCGGCGGTGACGAGGACTTGTCCGTCGCAGTGGGGGCCCGCGCCGATCCCAATGGTGGGAATCGGGATTTTTTGGGTAATTTGGGCGGCCAGATCGTCCGGAATATGTTCTAACACGATCGCAAAAGCTCCGGCTTCAGCGAGGGCGATCGCCTCTTGGGTGATGCGAACGGCGGCTGACTCCGTTTTTCCCTGTTGGCGATACCCCAACTGGTGAACGGACTGCGGCGTTAGCCCAATATGACCTAAAACCGGAATTCCCGCCTGGGTTAACCGCGCCACGGTTTCCACCATTTCCGGATAGCCGCCCTCCAGTTTAACGGCTTGCGCGCCTGTTTCCTTCAAGACTCGACCCGCTGAATGGATCGCTTGGGCGATGCTTTCTTGATAGGTTAGAAACGGTAAGTCGCACACCACCAGCGCCTGCTTGACGCCTCTCCGCACGGCTTTGGTGTGATGCAGCATCTCCTCTAGGGTAATGGGAAGCGTCGTTTCATATCCCAACGCAACCATCGCCAGCGAGTCCCCCACCAGGATTAAATCTACCCCGGCTTTATCCAGCAACTGCGCGATCGCATAATCCCACGCGGTTAGCGCCACAATGGGACGACCTTGGTTTTTCCACTGAATCAATTGTTGGGTAGTAACGGGCATAGATTGAGTAATGAACGATTGAGGGCATACTTTTAATTTACCTTTAATGTCGGCAGAAGGCTCCCGCCATAATCAGCGCGGACACCAAGGAGCGCGCCTAATTTAGTGGTGTTAGCGCCCCGCGAGAGTTAGCCCGATCAATGTCAACCAACTCACAATTGAGTGACAGCGAATCGGTGATAATTCTACCCATGTTCATGTCGGGTAAAATTTGATATGATTCCACGATGCTAGTCATCGAAGCCAAGCTTAAAGGAACTCAATCGCAATACAGCAAGTTGGACGAAGCGATCCGCACGGGTCAATTCATCCGCAATACTTGTTTGCGCCATTGGGAAGATAACAAGGGGGTCACTCGTAACGACCTCCAAAAGCTTTGCTCGGTGCTGGCTAAAAACAAAGAAACTCCTTGGACAAAGAAACTCAATTCTCAAGCTAGACAGGCTCATGCCGATCGGGCGTGGTCTGCTATTCAGCGTTTCTATGCAAACTGTAGATTGGGTAAACCCGGCAAAAAAGGCTATCCAAAATACAAAAAATTCAGTCGTTCCGTCGAGTACAAAAATAGTGGATGGAAGTTATCTTCTGATAGAAGACAGATAACCTTCACTGATGGATTTGAAGTTGGAACGATGGATTTATGGAGTTCTAGAGATTTAGTCTGGTATTCAGAACAACAAATTTCTAGAGTCCGAGTCATAAGGCGCGCTGACGGCTACTATGCTCAGTTCTTAGTGGACTGGGATAGACGAGAAGAGCATGAGCTTCAAGGGAAGATGACTGGAATTGATTTAGGACTTAAAGAGTTCTATACTGATTCTGATGGCAATACTGTAGAGAACCCTCGATACTTCAGGAAGTCCGAACGAAGAATAAAAATGCTTCAACGTCGGGTCTCCAAAAAGCACGTTAAGGGGAAGAAGCAGTCTCATAGATACCATAAGGCACGTCAGGCTTTAGCTAAACAACATCTCAAAGTCAGTAGACAGCGTGAAGACAAAGCTCGTAAAGAGGCTTTGGCGCTAGTTAAGTCTCACGATTTAATCGTCTACGAAGACTTGAAGATACAAAACCTGGTAAAGAATCACCACCTGGCTAAGTCCATCAGCGATGCATCCTGGTATCAATTCACGCGATGGCTTCAATACTTTGCCAAAGTTCATGGTGTCATAGTCATTGCAGTCCCTCCCCACAACACGACTGTTGATTGTTCATGTTGTGGGGCAAAGGTGAAGAAAACATTGAGTACCAGAACTCATAAATGCAATAGTTGTGGCACAGTTTTAGATCGCGACTACAACGCTGCAAAAAACATTTTGGCAAAGGGATTTAAGTTGTTAGCTGAATATCTAAACGGTACGGTAGGGCATACCGAATCCGGAGCTAAAAGCTTAAAAGCTCAGGGAGAAACTGACCTCTGGCTCAAGAACAGCGATGGTCTTGCTCTAAGTCGGCTCGAAGAACTGAGAATCAGTAATTATGCTGAGAATCCCCCGTTATAGCTCGTAGAACTTAACGGGGGAGTATGTCAATGCGATCGCGTGAACGCCAAATGCGCTCTAGCGCGTCCGGTACTCATACTCACCCACGCTAACCCCTCGCTGGTTCCCACCCAAAGTTTATTTCCCGTATCCGGTGACAGCGAGAGAATGCGATTGGAAGGCAGATCCGGAACCTGTCCCACCACCTGATTGACGCGCGGATCGTAGCGTAGCAAACCATTATCCGTCCCGATCCACAAACTTCCCAACTGGTCGAACGCCAAGGCAGAAATTTGCCGTTCTGCAACTGCTTCCACATTGCGGAGAATTGCGCCCGTAGTGGCATCCAATTCCAGTAAGCTATTGAGCGTCCCAACCCATAGCGTCCCTTGGGGACTGACCGCCAAGGCTTGTACCGTCGTTCCCGGTATGTTGCCAACGCGATCGAGAATAAACGCACTCGCCGTATTAACCCGTACCAAGCCTTCTAATGTTCCGACCCAAAGTTGACCTTCTGGATCGAGGGCTAGTGCATTGGCACTCACGCCGGGTAGCTGCTGTAAGGTGGTCATTCGCAACCCTTGATCGGGGCTAATTAACACCAAACCGCGATCGGTTCCCACCCATAAATAGCCGCGACGGTCGATCAGTAACGATAATACCCGATTGGACGGTAATGAAAAGTTTTCTGCGGTCACTTGACTGGTTTGACGATCCACGCGGCGCAACCCTTCGTAGGTTCCCACCCAGATCCGCCCCACTCGATCTTGCACTAAACCGCCGATCGCAATATTGGGCAAACTCACCCGCGACAGAATATTACCCGTATTTGGATCGATGCGGGCTAACCCCAACCACGATCCCACCCACAGATTCCCATCAATATCGCGTTGCAAAGCCCCAACCCGATAATCATTCGTTAAACCCTGCAACTCTTGACGGTTGCGTTCTTGGGGTAAAGGATCGATGCCGCGCGGGGGGGCGCTAGGCGAATAGATTACCGTATTTTGAGCGATCGCGCTTCGCCAGTTGACTCCCATTAAGCCGAATAGGAGAACGCTGGCAATTAAACCTAAAGACGAGAGTGCAACTTTCACGAGTTAAACTTCCTTGATGATACGCTCGCTTTTCTGGCTCAATTTTATGAAAATTCTGGTAGTTTCAGTGAATATCCAACCTGAAACGGAGATTGATTAATGGGAAGATTCATCGATCTATCGGTTCCTTGGACGAGCAGTAACCTTAATTTTCTCCAAAGGGGGCGATTTCTGGTTTTTTCATACCAAGAACGTAACAATCCTAAAAAGTCTTCGCAGACTTCCCCATAGGGAAACAACAAGTCTAGATCGTTCAGGTATAAAATTAGGGGTTCATTCAACTGGGGGAATACGTACGCTTCTAAGTAGGTGGTACAGCTTACCTTTGCCCCCAGGCATTCTTCATCCCAACCCTCATCTAACTGGTTGGGTAAACCTAACTCCCGAACTAGGTTCAGACAAAACCAGCGCAGAAATTGATTGAGATTGAAGAAATGAGCTTGCGGATCGGCAAATTCAAAACTCATTTGAACAATCCGATAATTTTGAGTGGATAATTGGCTTAAGAGTCGATCGAGCCAAGCCATCCCTCCCTTTTGATTCGGGGCTTGCAGACAAATCAGACAACCTGGTGTTGCTAAGAGTTCTTGTACAGCCGCTTCAACAGAGACAAGATTGGCTTCTAAGGATTTTTGCTGTTTACGCTCAGTAATGGCTGGAGGTTCAAGCAAAACTTCTGGCTGGCTAGATTGTTTTTCCCAATATCGTTTTAAGGCTTCTTTGAAGTTACTTTTGCGGACTTTTTCACCCAAAGCCAGCGACAACAGCTTCCAGAGTTTGGGCGCGACATCTTGGCTAATATAACTCGTTGCATATTGATGTTGGGCAGCAATGCGATCGTATTCTTCGCGCACCCAAGATCCCTTAATTACAATAACTTCAACATCAGTCAGGTTTCTCTGGGTGGCAGCGAATACGGCTTGATTTGCAACTTTAAGCGCTTCGGTTAAATCGAACTCCATAATTGTCCAGATTGAAAACTCTCAGGAAAGAAAATAGACAGCTTCAGCCAAAGTTCGGGAAAATAGAGCGAGATGGATTTGACTCCGGGATTGAGAATCGGGCGATCGATCCTTATAATCGCAAATTCAGCGGCAATTTGAAAGGGCTAATCAATAAATAACCATCCTAAAGCAGCCTCTAGGAT includes:
- a CDS encoding Fur family transcriptional regulator, with amino-acid sequence MNAKHTRSQERILKLLKSLNRSLSAQDIYVELRNRNQTIGLATVYRSLEALKQEGSLQVRTLPNGESLYSSMQQDQHHLTCLRCGDSILIDECPVHQLERDLQRSHQFKIYYHTLEFFGLCTQCQLKTEVEI
- a CDS encoding Uma2 family endonuclease; translation: MSVEATSQTQLSAAEVPEWEPPMPPTDLIFDDGEPLESNRHRIAMNVLIRSLESAWSHRTDFFTGGNMFIYYSSAQARNRDFRGPDFFAVLDVDSTTSRQGWVVWEENGRYPDVIIELMSQSTAQNDIGPKRDIYERIFRTPDYLVYDPFNPDSLQGWRLSQDNFRYHPLEPNDRGWLWCQSLGFWVGTWEGTIQRETAVWLRFYDRDRNLVLLPEEAAQQQVEQERLRAEQEQQRAEQERQRAEQERLRAEQEQQRAEQERQRAEQERLRAERLAARLRELGEDPDR
- the purS gene encoding phosphoribosylformylglycinamidine synthase subunit PurS codes for the protein MSRKYQAQIYVTLRPSVLDPAGVAVASGLKQLGYESVEGVRIGKYIELSLSAESEADAKTQLDRMCDQLLANPVIENYRFEIAELAASV
- the purQ gene encoding phosphoribosylformylglycinamidine synthase subunit PurQ, producing MKFGVVVFPGSNCDRDAAYVTRDLLNQPTRLVWHQDTDIADLDAIVVPGGFSYGDYLRCGAIAQFSPIMQAVVQHAQQGKFVLGICNGFQILTEVGLLPGALVRNRDLHFICDRVPLKVENTQSPWTQAYTPGEIITLPVAHGEGCYHADAETLADLEDNGQVLFRYETPINGSLNNIAGICNKQGNVLGMMPHPERAADPLLGSTDGIGLFRGLLAAAETRLFTTV
- a CDS encoding TVP38/TMEM64 family protein, translating into MNNKKPLIITAIILILLIGGFAAIALKDRFPQIQDWLLSLGVWALPAFISMYVGASIIGIPSAILMLASGSLFGFFKGWGIVSLADTLSVVLCYGLGRTIARQWVKKWISNRKQFVALDRAVEHKGWKIVLFARLSPLLPSNILNYGFSLTKINFWHYLFFTWVGMLPVTGFYVYLGSLGGNLMRGQQSPGQLGLQLLGLGATILAIIYTTRLAKKTLSESLEAED
- a CDS encoding murein transglycosylase A produces the protein MKDPSAKQRFVRLVLVGLCLFPLSRTVWANPSPALRPVSQPQLAQAWDTLGWDDLEDKRSLLRAIDGSLRYLQTPAAAQAYRNYPVPSITRDRVRRSLLRFRTLVETSQTPAQLQAAVKREFNWYKATGKDGEGTVSFTGYFEPTYAASRTPSAEYRYPLYRPPAGFANWRTPHPTRLELEGLDGRGTPRMRGLEVVWLRDRFEAFLVHVQGSARLQLADGGTMTVGFAGKTDRPYSSIGRELINDGKVPEENLSLPVLKAYFRANPDELNPYLSRNQSFVFFRETHGAPATGSIGVPVIAERSIATDKSLMPPGALAWIQTQIPYPNENGVLEPRPTSRYVLDQDTGGAIKGAGRVDIFMGTGTHAGDRAGLINHPGELYYLLLK
- the panB gene encoding 3-methyl-2-oxobutanoate hydroxymethyltransferase, with amino-acid sequence MPVTTQQLIQWKNQGRPIVALTAWDYAIAQLLDKAGVDLILVGDSLAMVALGYETTLPITLEEMLHHTKAVRRGVKQALVVCDLPFLTYQESIAQAIHSAGRVLKETGAQAVKLEGGYPEMVETVARLTQAGIPVLGHIGLTPQSVHQLGYRQQGKTESAAVRITQEAIALAEAGAFAIVLEHIPDDLAAQITQKIPIPTIGIGAGPHCDGQVLVTADLLGLSDWQPPFAKVYANLQQSITQAVVKFSEEVRDSHP
- a CDS encoding RNA-guided endonuclease TnpB family protein: MLVIEAKLKGTQSQYSKLDEAIRTGQFIRNTCLRHWEDNKGVTRNDLQKLCSVLAKNKETPWTKKLNSQARQAHADRAWSAIQRFYANCRLGKPGKKGYPKYKKFSRSVEYKNSGWKLSSDRRQITFTDGFEVGTMDLWSSRDLVWYSEQQISRVRVIRRADGYYAQFLVDWDRREEHELQGKMTGIDLGLKEFYTDSDGNTVENPRYFRKSERRIKMLQRRVSKKHVKGKKQSHRYHKARQALAKQHLKVSRQREDKARKEALALVKSHDLIVYEDLKIQNLVKNHHLAKSISDASWYQFTRWLQYFAKVHGVIVIAVPPHNTTVDCSCCGAKVKKTLSTRTHKCNSCGTVLDRDYNAAKNILAKGFKLLAEYLNGTVGHTESGAKSLKAQGETDLWLKNSDGLALSRLEELRISNYAENPPL
- a CDS encoding two-component regulator propeller domain-containing protein, which codes for MGVNWRSAIAQNTVIYSPSAPPRGIDPLPQERNRQELQGLTNDYRVGALQRDIDGNLWVGSWLGLARIDPNTGNILSRVSLPNIAIGGLVQDRVGRIWVGTYEGLRRVDRQTSQVTAENFSLPSNRVLSLLIDRRGYLWVGTDRGLVLISPDQGLRMTTLQQLPGVSANALALDPEGQLWVGTLEGLVRVNTASAFILDRVGNIPGTTVQALAVSPQGTLWVGTLNSLLELDATTGAILRNVEAVAERQISALAFDQLGSLWIGTDNGLLRYDPRVNQVVGQVPDLPSNRILSLSPDTGNKLWVGTSEGLAWVSMSTGRARAHLAFTRSH
- a CDS encoding AAA-like domain-containing protein; its protein translation is MEFDLTEALKVANQAVFAATQRNLTDVEVIVIKGSWVREEYDRIAAQHQYATSYISQDVAPKLWKLLSLALGEKVRKSNFKEALKRYWEKQSSQPEVLLEPPAITERKQQKSLEANLVSVEAAVQELLATPGCLICLQAPNQKGGMAWLDRLLSQLSTQNYRIVQMSFEFADPQAHFFNLNQFLRWFCLNLVRELGLPNQLDEGWDEECLGAKVSCTTYLEAYVFPQLNEPLILYLNDLDLLFPYGEVCEDFLGLLRSWYEKTRNRPLWRKLRLLLVQGTDRSMNLPINQSPFQVGYSLKLPEFS